The Thioalkalivibrio sulfidiphilus HL-EbGr7 genome includes a window with the following:
- the ruvB gene encoding Holliday junction branch migration DNA helicase RuvB has translation MPERLITPKGSRDDEAADFSIRPQRLADYVGQPAVREQMEIFIGAARARGEALDHVLIFGPPGLGKTTLSHIIAHELGVNLRHSSGPVLERPGDLAALLTNLEPRDVLFVDEIHRLSPVVEEVLYPAMEDFQLDIVIGEGPAARSIKLDLPPFTLVGATTRAGLLTSPLRDRFGIVQRLEFYNVQDLTRIVQRAAGILGVSIEPAGAAEIARRSRGTPRIANRLLRRVRDYAQIKADGVITDQVADRALDLLDVDVQGFDAQDRRLLLAVIEKFDGGPVGVDSLAAAIGEERGTIEDVVEPYLIQQGFLMRTPRGRMATSNAYRYFGLPAPRMTGVPGDLFGAQEEGGGEGKL, from the coding sequence ATGCCCGAACGCTTGATTACCCCCAAAGGCTCCAGGGATGACGAAGCCGCTGATTTTTCCATCCGCCCCCAGCGGCTGGCGGACTACGTGGGTCAGCCAGCGGTGCGCGAGCAGATGGAGATCTTCATCGGCGCGGCCCGCGCCCGGGGTGAGGCCCTGGACCACGTGCTCATCTTCGGGCCGCCGGGTCTGGGCAAGACCACCCTCTCCCATATCATCGCCCACGAGTTGGGTGTGAACCTGCGCCACAGCTCCGGCCCGGTGCTGGAACGGCCCGGCGACCTGGCGGCGCTGCTCACCAACCTGGAACCCCGGGATGTGCTGTTCGTGGACGAGATCCACCGTCTCTCGCCGGTGGTGGAGGAGGTGCTCTATCCGGCCATGGAGGACTTCCAGCTGGACATCGTCATCGGCGAAGGTCCGGCGGCGCGCTCCATCAAGCTGGACCTGCCGCCCTTCACCCTGGTGGGCGCCACCACCCGCGCGGGGCTGCTGACCTCGCCGCTGCGCGACCGCTTCGGCATCGTGCAGCGCCTGGAGTTCTACAACGTCCAGGACCTGACCCGCATCGTGCAGCGTGCCGCCGGTATCCTGGGAGTAAGCATCGAGCCTGCCGGGGCCGCCGAGATCGCGCGCCGTTCCCGGGGCACGCCGCGCATCGCCAACCGCCTGCTGCGCCGGGTGCGCGACTACGCCCAGATCAAGGCCGACGGCGTGATCACCGACCAGGTGGCGGACCGCGCCCTGGACCTGCTGGACGTGGACGTGCAGGGCTTCGACGCCCAGGACCGGCGCCTGCTGCTGGCGGTGATCGAGAAGTTCGACGGCGGCCCGGTGGGTGTGGACAGCCTGGCGGCAGCCATCGGCGAGGAACGCGGCACCATCGAGGACGTGGTGGAGCCCTATCTCATCCAGCAGGGTTTCCTCATGCGCACGCCCCGCGGGCGCATGGCCACCAGCAACGCCTACCGCTATTTCGGACTGCCCGCGCCCAGGATGACCGGTGTGCCCGGGGACCTGTTCGGCGCGCAGGAGGAGGGCGGCGGTGAAGGCAAACTGTGA
- the ruvA gene encoding Holliday junction branch migration protein RuvA, protein MIGRLRGELVSKQPPFLLLDVQGVGYEIEAPLSTFYDLPEPGGQVTLHTHLHVREDAHVLYGFASESERALFRSLIKVTGVGAKMALAILSGMTASEFSRCVMDGDVASLVRLPGIGRKTAERLVVEMRDRLGSLPAAVTLTGGKPAAAAARAPDPVSDAVSALVSLGYKPQEASRLISAVEGEAERSEDLIRLALKATLK, encoded by the coding sequence ATGATCGGGCGCCTGCGTGGCGAGTTGGTGAGCAAGCAGCCCCCCTTCCTGCTCCTGGACGTGCAGGGGGTGGGCTACGAGATCGAGGCGCCGCTTTCCACCTTCTACGACCTGCCCGAGCCGGGCGGGCAGGTCACCCTGCACACCCACCTGCACGTGCGCGAGGACGCCCACGTGCTCTACGGCTTCGCCAGTGAGTCGGAGCGCGCCCTGTTCCGCAGCCTGATCAAGGTCACCGGCGTGGGCGCCAAGATGGCACTGGCCATCCTCTCGGGCATGACCGCCAGCGAGTTCTCCCGCTGTGTCATGGATGGAGACGTGGCCTCCCTGGTGCGCCTGCCGGGCATCGGCCGCAAGACCGCCGAGCGGCTGGTGGTGGAGATGCGTGACCGCCTGGGCAGTCTGCCCGCCGCGGTCACGCTGACCGGCGGCAAGCCGGCCGCCGCGGCCGCCAGGGCCCCGGACCCGGTCAGTGACGCCGTCTCCGCCCTGGTATCCCTGGGCTACAAGCCCCAGGAGGCCAGTCGCCTGATCAGCGCCGTGGAGGGGGAGGCGGAGCGTTCCGAGGACCTGATCCGGCTGGCCTTGAAGGCAACGCTCAAATAG
- the ruvC gene encoding crossover junction endodeoxyribonuclease RuvC, with protein sequence MRILGIDPGSLVTGFGIVDSDGRRSVHVHSGCIRVKGEDLVVRLGRIFDEVSLLVETHRPEVLAIEQVFVSRNPSSALKLGQARGAAICAGVRAGLPVSEYSPTSIKQAVVGTGAASKEQVQHMITMILSLKDAPAADQADALAVALCHAHTQATVSQIPEALQGLAFRSRGSRRRTRR encoded by the coding sequence ATGCGCATCCTAGGCATCGACCCAGGCTCCCTGGTCACCGGCTTCGGCATCGTCGACAGTGACGGGCGCAGGAGCGTCCACGTGCACAGCGGCTGCATCCGGGTGAAGGGGGAGGACCTGGTGGTGCGCCTGGGCCGCATCTTCGACGAGGTCAGCCTGCTGGTGGAGACCCACCGTCCCGAGGTCCTGGCCATCGAACAGGTGTTCGTCTCCCGCAATCCGTCCTCCGCCCTGAAACTGGGGCAGGCCCGGGGCGCGGCCATCTGCGCCGGGGTGCGCGCCGGCCTGCCGGTCTCCGAATACAGCCCCACGTCCATCAAGCAGGCGGTGGTGGGCACCGGCGCCGCCAGCAAGGAACAGGTCCAGCACATGATCACCATGATCCTCTCCCTCAAGGACGCACCGGCCGCCGACCAGGCCGATGCCCTGGCCGTGGCCCTGTGCCACGCCCATACCCAGGCCACCGTGAGCCAGATCCCCGAGGCCCTGCAGGGCCTCGCCTTCCGCTCCCGGGGCAGCCGGCGGAGGACCCGGCGATGA
- a CDS encoding YebC/PmpR family DNA-binding transcriptional regulator produces the protein MAGHSKWANIQHRKNAQDAKRGKLFTKLIKEITVAARMGGSDLNSNPRLRLAVDKALDANMTKDTVERAIKRGAGELEGVNYEEIRYEGYGPGGVAIMVDTMTDNRNRTVAEVRHAFTKCGGNLGTDGSVAYLFEKQGVLSYPAGSDEDRIMEVALEAGAEDVAVGDDGSIEVITNPDDYEAVRAAMTEAGLKPEHNEVTMRAGTAAPVDVESAPSLLKLLDMLDDLDDVQNVYTNADFPDEVMQALEA, from the coding sequence ATGGCCGGACACAGTAAATGGGCGAACATCCAGCACCGCAAGAACGCCCAGGATGCCAAGCGCGGCAAGCTCTTCACCAAGCTCATCAAGGAGATCACCGTAGCGGCCCGCATGGGCGGCTCGGACCTGAACTCCAACCCCCGCCTGCGCCTGGCGGTGGACAAGGCCCTGGACGCCAACATGACCAAGGACACGGTGGAGCGCGCCATCAAGCGCGGCGCCGGTGAGCTGGAAGGGGTCAACTACGAGGAGATCCGCTACGAGGGCTACGGCCCCGGCGGCGTGGCCATCATGGTCGACACCATGACCGACAACCGCAACCGCACCGTGGCCGAGGTGCGCCACGCCTTCACCAAGTGCGGCGGCAACCTGGGCACCGACGGCTCCGTGGCCTACCTGTTCGAGAAGCAGGGCGTGCTGAGCTATCCCGCGGGCAGCGACGAGGACCGGATCATGGAGGTGGCCCTGGAGGCCGGCGCTGAGGATGTGGCGGTGGGTGACGACGGCTCCATCGAGGTGATCACCAACCCCGACGACTACGAGGCAGTGCGCGCCGCCATGACCGAGGCCGGTCTCAAGCCCGAGCACAACGAGGTCACCATGCGCGCCGGCACCGCCGCCCCCGTGGACGTGGAAAGCGCACCCTCCCTGCTCAAGCTCCTGGACATGCTGGACGACCTGGACGACGTGCAGAATGTATATACGAACGCTGATTTCCCGGACGAAGTGATGCAGGCACTTGAGGCCTGA
- a CDS encoding esterase/lipase family protein, which produces MREAVVFIHGAWMTGLEMTPLRRRLARGGFSCRQFSYPSLLAAPEDNAARLNRFLSGVEADVVHLVAHSLGGLVLLHLFDRYPVQRPGRVLMLGTPINGSRTAACFARTPLTRWLLGRSIRRGLLGGAPRWKGGRELGMVAGHRGFGIGTLFCRALEQPNDGTVALAETRAPEINAHLSVPYGHFAMLWSAPVADAVAAFLRTGDFAAS; this is translated from the coding sequence ATGCGTGAGGCGGTGGTCTTCATCCACGGGGCGTGGATGACGGGGCTCGAGATGACCCCGCTGCGCCGCCGCCTCGCCCGTGGGGGTTTCTCCTGCCGCCAGTTCAGCTATCCGAGCCTGCTGGCCGCGCCCGAGGACAACGCGGCCCGCCTCAACCGCTTTCTCAGCGGGGTGGAGGCGGACGTGGTGCACCTGGTGGCCCACAGCCTGGGTGGGCTGGTGCTGCTGCATCTGTTCGACCGCTATCCTGTGCAGCGCCCCGGCCGCGTGCTCATGCTGGGCACCCCGATCAACGGCAGTCGCACCGCCGCCTGCTTCGCCCGCACGCCCCTCACCCGCTGGCTCCTGGGGCGCAGCATTCGCCGGGGTCTGCTGGGCGGCGCGCCGCGCTGGAAGGGTGGACGGGAACTGGGCATGGTGGCGGGCCACCGGGGCTTTGGCATCGGCACCCTGTTCTGCCGTGCCCTGGAGCAGCCCAACGACGGCACCGTGGCCCTGGCCGAGACGCGTGCGCCGGAGATCAACGCCCACCTGAGCGTGCCCTACGGGCATTTCGCCATGCTCTGGTCGGCGCCGGTGGCGGACGCGGTGGCGGCCTTCCTCAGGACCGGCGATTTCGCCGCATCCTGA
- the nudB gene encoding dihydroneopterin triphosphate diphosphatase, protein MFPKRPESVLIVVYTQGGDVLLLRRREPPDFWQSVTGSLEWGEAPLQAARRELFEETGLGADGLVDCHLQYRFPIHTAWRHRYGPDAHENLEHVFLLRLPEPVPVRIEPREHTEYRWLPAAQAAEWCFSWSNARVIREQVLGEGGRDA, encoded by the coding sequence GTGTTTCCTAAACGCCCCGAATCGGTCCTGATCGTCGTCTACACCCAGGGCGGCGATGTGCTGCTCCTGCGCCGCCGCGAGCCCCCGGATTTCTGGCAGTCGGTGACCGGCAGCCTCGAGTGGGGCGAAGCGCCGCTGCAGGCCGCCCGCCGGGAACTCTTCGAGGAGACCGGGCTCGGCGCCGACGGGCTCGTGGATTGTCACCTCCAGTACCGCTTCCCCATCCACACGGCCTGGCGGCATCGCTACGGCCCCGATGCCCATGAAAACCTGGAGCATGTCTTCCTGCTGCGCCTGCCGGAACCGGTGCCCGTGCGCATCGAGCCCCGGGAGCATACGGAATACCGCTGGCTGCCCGCGGCCCAGGCCGCCGAGTGGTGCTTTTCCTGGAGCAACGCCCGGGTGATCCGCGAGCAGGTCCTGGGGGAAGGCGGACGCGATGCGTGA
- the aspS gene encoding aspartate--tRNA ligase, giving the protein MRSHYCGSVNESHLDQEVTLCGWVNRRRDHGGVIFIDLRDREGLVQVVFDPDLPEVFATAERVRSEYVLKVKGRVRRRPAGTENPDLPTGAIEVLGRELTVLNSAETPPFQLDEDEVNEETRLRYRYVDLRRPAMQKRLQMRARVSRTLRRFLEDNGFLDIETPMLTKATPEGARDYIVPSRTHPGSFFALPQSPQLFKQLLMMGGMDRYYQIVRCFRDEDLRADRQPEFTQLDIETSFMDEEGIMGLMEEMVRELFAQVLEVPLHTPFQRMSYAEAMARYGSDKPDLRIPLELTELTDIMGEVDFKVFSGPARDPAGRVAALRVPKGGELSRKDIDDYTHFVGRYGAKGLAYIKVNDLNAGREGLQSPILKFMPDTVVVEILGRTGAEDGDLIFFGADKARIVNEALGALRVKLGHDLGLVERGWRPLWVVDFPMFEHDEKEGRWVALHHPFTAPRVERPEELTGNPGEMISRAYDMVLNGTEVGGGSVRIHTTAMQQAVFNLLGIGEAEARDKFGFLLDALKYGCPPHGGIAFGLDRLVMLMTGSQSIRDVMAFPKTQTAHCPLTDAPAEVSDAQLKELSIRVKKQTASG; this is encoded by the coding sequence ATGCGTAGCCATTACTGCGGTTCTGTCAACGAGTCACACTTGGACCAGGAAGTCACCCTGTGCGGATGGGTCAACCGGCGCCGGGACCACGGCGGCGTGATCTTCATTGATCTGCGTGACCGGGAAGGCCTGGTTCAGGTGGTGTTCGACCCGGACCTGCCCGAGGTCTTCGCCACCGCCGAGCGGGTGCGCAGCGAATACGTGCTCAAGGTGAAAGGCCGTGTGCGCCGCCGCCCCGCCGGCACCGAGAACCCGGACCTGCCCACCGGCGCCATCGAGGTGCTGGGCCGCGAGTTGACGGTGCTCAACAGCGCCGAGACGCCCCCCTTCCAGCTGGACGAGGACGAGGTCAACGAGGAGACCCGCCTGCGTTACCGGTACGTGGACCTGCGCCGGCCAGCGATGCAGAAGCGCCTGCAGATGCGTGCCCGGGTGTCCCGCACCCTGCGCCGCTTCCTGGAGGACAACGGCTTCCTGGACATCGAGACCCCGATGCTCACCAAGGCCACCCCCGAGGGTGCCCGGGACTACATCGTGCCCAGCCGCACCCATCCCGGCAGCTTCTTCGCGCTGCCCCAGTCGCCGCAGCTGTTCAAGCAGCTGCTGATGATGGGCGGCATGGACCGCTACTACCAGATCGTGCGCTGCTTCCGGGACGAGGACCTGCGCGCCGACCGCCAGCCCGAGTTCACCCAGCTGGACATCGAGACCTCCTTCATGGACGAGGAGGGCATCATGGGCCTCATGGAGGAGATGGTGCGCGAGCTGTTCGCCCAGGTGCTGGAAGTGCCCCTGCATACCCCGTTCCAGCGCATGAGCTACGCCGAGGCCATGGCCCGTTACGGCTCCGACAAGCCGGACCTGCGCATCCCGCTGGAGCTGACCGAGCTCACCGACATCATGGGCGAGGTGGACTTCAAGGTCTTCTCCGGCCCCGCCAGGGACCCCGCCGGCCGAGTGGCCGCCCTGCGCGTGCCCAAGGGCGGCGAGCTGTCCCGCAAGGACATCGACGACTACACCCATTTCGTCGGCCGCTACGGTGCCAAGGGCCTGGCCTACATCAAGGTCAACGACCTCAATGCCGGGCGCGAGGGCCTGCAGTCCCCCATCCTCAAGTTCATGCCCGACACGGTGGTGGTGGAGATCCTGGGCCGCACCGGCGCCGAGGACGGCGACCTGATCTTCTTCGGCGCCGACAAGGCGCGTATCGTGAACGAGGCCCTGGGCGCCCTGCGCGTGAAGCTGGGCCACGATCTGGGCCTGGTGGAGCGTGGCTGGCGGCCGCTGTGGGTGGTGGACTTCCCCATGTTCGAGCATGACGAGAAGGAAGGCCGCTGGGTGGCCCTGCACCACCCCTTCACCGCTCCCCGCGTCGAGCGTCCCGAGGAACTCACCGGCAACCCCGGCGAGATGATCTCCCGGGCCTACGACATGGTGCTCAATGGCACCGAGGTGGGCGGCGGTTCCGTGCGTATCCACACCACCGCCATGCAGCAGGCCGTGTTCAACCTGCTGGGCATCGGCGAGGCCGAGGCCCGGGATAAGTTCGGCTTCCTGCTGGACGCCCTGAAATACGGCTGCCCGCCCCACGGCGGCATCGCCTTCGGCCTGGACCGTCTGGTCATGCTCATGACCGGCAGCCAGTCCATCCGCGACGTGATGGCCTTCCCCAAGACCCAGACCGCCCACTGCCCGCTCACGGACGCGCCCGCCGAGGTGTCCGACGCGCAGCTGAAGGAACTGAGCATCCGGGTCAAGAAGCAGACCGCAAGCGGTTAG
- a CDS encoding DUF1631 domain-containing protein yields the protein MSDGASEKVVPFDVAARRESPGSAMQIIGRCRNLTTTHLERFLKEMLDNTDDALFKLADQAEDNRTQSEYFDAMREVRLKRSTMESEYPSQLARAFDSFLQAGPSAAAKLASAGELELSLVGQEELEENLALEGMIAKASRVNKAELEALTRRLVVALNRPKLSEDAHPLTPMSLCESFRSTMKVLDVDLRVRLIIYKLFDKYVVGALPALYQEINRELAERGLLPELKTTATAAQTRRRVSPSQSREIDDEHEPIAGEMADAGELLAALQQLAARGGSPMLPGVTLVDSKSLLSAVPRIPVITPASGSVFTSAELKDVVLTAVNNGDPTGLALNRMDETAIDIVAMLFDFIFDDPALPAPIKELIGRLQIPVLRVAISDRTFFSRKKHPARRLLNELARAGIGWTEAEEREDGLRTRIQSVVDRLVNDASGDTSLFEQELVAFQEWCQDQSERAAQREEQSALAAQGREHLRVAKGVAEESIARLLEGQTLPEPITQLLKTTWKDLLVLIYLKDGQHGKLWQKALNVASLLIWSLLPKSSQAEREQLTGMLPSLLKALQEGMNRMSCSETERQGIIALLAREHARIVRDPELDLDVQSVPAVEHAEHDARPVEQAAAETVRPVDAAVAAPSVQETSTDAETDGASDGRSFMARKVAEINRLISDGRFKVYEEVVIGEAGASEPVDEDQYVQQAREMEEGTWLELTDADGQPLRAKLSWKSLISGKYFFVNRQGLKVKEMTVYGLGAEFRAGRARVIEDVPVFDRAISTLMASLSKSGAPAL from the coding sequence ATGAGCGACGGCGCGAGCGAAAAAGTAGTTCCCTTTGATGTGGCTGCACGGCGTGAGTCGCCGGGCTCCGCCATGCAGATCATCGGGCGTTGCCGCAATCTCACCACGACCCACCTGGAGCGTTTCCTCAAGGAGATGCTCGACAACACCGACGACGCCCTGTTCAAGCTGGCCGACCAGGCCGAGGACAATCGCACCCAGAGCGAGTACTTCGACGCCATGCGCGAGGTGCGCCTCAAGCGCTCCACCATGGAGTCCGAGTACCCATCCCAGCTGGCGCGCGCCTTCGACTCGTTTCTCCAGGCCGGCCCCAGCGCCGCCGCCAAGCTGGCGAGCGCAGGTGAGCTGGAACTCTCCCTGGTAGGTCAGGAGGAACTGGAGGAGAACCTGGCCCTGGAAGGCATGATCGCCAAGGCCAGCCGCGTCAACAAGGCGGAGCTGGAGGCCCTGACCCGTCGGCTGGTGGTGGCGCTCAACCGTCCCAAGCTGTCCGAGGATGCGCATCCCCTGACCCCCATGTCCCTGTGCGAGTCCTTCCGCAGCACCATGAAGGTGCTGGACGTGGACCTGCGGGTTCGGTTGATCATCTACAAGCTGTTCGACAAGTACGTGGTCGGCGCGCTGCCGGCGCTGTATCAGGAGATCAACCGTGAGCTGGCGGAGCGCGGCCTGTTGCCCGAGCTCAAGACCACAGCGACGGCGGCACAGACTCGTCGCCGCGTCAGTCCCTCCCAGTCCCGCGAAATCGATGACGAGCATGAGCCGATTGCGGGCGAAATGGCGGATGCCGGTGAATTGCTGGCCGCCCTGCAACAGCTCGCGGCCAGGGGTGGCAGCCCGATGTTGCCCGGGGTGACATTGGTGGATTCCAAGTCCCTGCTCAGCGCCGTGCCACGCATCCCGGTGATCACCCCTGCCTCCGGCAGCGTATTCACCAGCGCCGAACTCAAAGATGTGGTGCTCACTGCAGTCAACAACGGTGATCCCACCGGCCTGGCCCTCAATCGCATGGACGAGACGGCCATCGACATCGTCGCCATGCTGTTCGACTTCATCTTCGATGATCCGGCGCTGCCCGCACCCATCAAGGAGTTGATCGGTCGTCTTCAGATCCCGGTGCTGCGGGTGGCCATCAGCGACAGGACCTTCTTCAGCCGCAAGAAGCATCCCGCCCGTCGCCTGCTCAACGAGCTGGCCCGTGCCGGTATCGGCTGGACCGAGGCGGAGGAGCGTGAAGACGGTCTGCGTACCCGCATCCAGTCGGTGGTTGATAGACTGGTCAATGACGCCTCCGGTGACACGAGTCTGTTCGAGCAGGAACTGGTGGCCTTCCAAGAATGGTGTCAGGATCAGAGCGAGCGTGCCGCGCAGCGCGAGGAGCAGAGTGCCCTGGCGGCCCAGGGTCGTGAGCACCTGCGCGTGGCCAAGGGCGTGGCCGAGGAGTCCATCGCCCGTCTGCTGGAAGGGCAGACCCTGCCCGAGCCCATCACCCAGTTGCTCAAGACCACCTGGAAGGACCTGCTGGTTCTCATCTATCTCAAGGACGGCCAGCACGGCAAGCTCTGGCAGAAGGCCCTGAACGTGGCCTCGCTGCTGATCTGGAGCCTGCTGCCCAAGTCGAGCCAGGCGGAACGCGAGCAGTTGACCGGCATGCTGCCCTCCCTGCTCAAGGCCCTGCAGGAGGGCATGAACCGCATGTCCTGCAGCGAGACCGAGCGCCAGGGGATCATCGCCCTGCTGGCCCGGGAACATGCCCGGATCGTGCGCGATCCCGAGCTCGACCTGGACGTGCAGTCCGTGCCCGCTGTGGAACATGCAGAGCACGATGCCCGGCCCGTCGAGCAAGCCGCGGCCGAGACTGTGCGGCCCGTGGATGCCGCTGTGGCAGCGCCGTCTGTCCAGGAGACGAGCACCGACGCCGAGACCGATGGGGCGAGCGACGGCCGCTCCTTCATGGCGCGCAAGGTGGCCGAGATCAACCGGCTCATCTCCGACGGCCGATTCAAGGTCTACGAGGAAGTGGTGATTGGCGAGGCCGGTGCGAGCGAACCTGTGGATGAGGACCAGTACGTCCAGCAGGCCCGCGAAATGGAGGAGGGCACCTGGCTGGAATTGACCGATGCCGACGGCCAGCCCCTGCGTGCCAAGCTGTCCTGGAAGAGTCTGATCAGCGGCAAGTACTTCTTCGTCAACCGACAGGGCCTGAAGGTCAAGGAAATGACCGTCTACGGGCTGGGCGCGGAGTTCCGCGCCGGCCGGGCCCGTGTCATTGAGGATGTGCCGGTGTTCGATCGGGCCATCAGCACCCTGATGGCCAGTCTGAGCAAGAGCGGCGCCCCGGCCCTGTGA
- a CDS encoding HDOD domain-containing protein, producing the protein MSSVSDKRQEIQDLLKDLSALVSPPEIIIRLRQDMESPKSTAESLAKIVMQDPNLSARILHMANSAMYGLNHRIETVSRAISIIGQRALYHLALAVSATKTFSKLPSELVNIAVFWRHSVFTALIARNLAQRCHVLHPERLFVGGLLHDIGSLVLYHRYPDILRDSLLAARGNEEVLAQQERELIGFDHAEVGGALMEMWGLPESLQQAVAFHHRPGATANNMEVAIVHLADTLANRTDQGSFSEFGAFASMPHPGVWKTLGLDEDITEDLWRDVNMQFMETLHVILPQAK; encoded by the coding sequence ATGAGCTCGGTTTCCGACAAAAGGCAGGAAATTCAGGATCTGCTGAAGGACCTCTCGGCGCTGGTCTCGCCACCGGAGATCATCATCCGCCTGCGCCAGGACATGGAGTCCCCCAAGAGCACGGCGGAAAGCCTGGCCAAGATCGTCATGCAGGACCCGAACCTGAGTGCGCGCATCCTGCACATGGCCAACTCCGCCATGTACGGCCTCAATCACCGCATCGAGACCGTGAGCCGGGCCATCTCCATCATCGGCCAGCGCGCCCTCTATCACCTGGCGCTGGCCGTGAGCGCCACCAAGACCTTCTCCAAACTGCCCAGCGAACTGGTCAACATCGCCGTGTTCTGGCGCCACAGCGTGTTCACCGCGCTGATCGCCCGCAACCTGGCGCAGCGCTGTCATGTGCTGCACCCGGAACGACTGTTCGTGGGCGGACTGCTGCACGATATCGGCAGCCTGGTGCTGTATCACCGGTATCCGGACATCCTGCGCGACTCCCTGCTCGCGGCACGCGGCAACGAGGAGGTGCTGGCCCAGCAGGAGCGGGAACTGATCGGCTTCGATCATGCCGAGGTGGGTGGCGCGCTGATGGAGATGTGGGGCTTGCCGGAAAGCCTGCAGCAGGCGGTGGCCTTCCACCACCGACCGGGCGCCACCGCCAACAACATGGAAGTGGCCATCGTGCACCTGGCCGACACCCTGGCCAACCGCACCGACCAGGGCAGCTTCAGTGAGTTCGGCGCCTTCGCCAGCATGCCTCATCCCGGCGTGTGGAAGACCCTCGGCCTCGACGAAGACATCACCGAGGACCTCTGGCGTGACGTGAACATGCAATTCATGGAGACACTGCATGTGATCCTGCCGCAGGCTAAATAA
- a CDS encoding acylphosphatase: MSSHFEKHCARRFLVSGRVQGVFYRASTRREAQRLGLSGHAKNLPDGRVEVLAAGPCAAVDELEAWLWQGPPAAQVDEVLAEEFAGEVTEGFRTG, translated from the coding sequence ATGTCGTCCCATTTCGAGAAACACTGCGCCCGGAGATTTCTGGTAAGCGGCCGGGTGCAGGGGGTCTTCTACCGCGCCTCCACGCGTCGGGAGGCGCAACGCCTGGGTCTGTCCGGCCATGCGAAAAACCTGCCGGACGGTCGTGTGGAGGTGCTGGCGGCCGGACCCTGCGCAGCAGTCGATGAACTGGAGGCCTGGCTCTGGCAGGGTCCGCCGGCAGCGCAGGTGGATGAGGTGCTGGCGGAGGAATTCGCGGGCGAGGTGACGGAGGGATTCAGGACGGGATGA